The following are from one region of the Anaerobaca lacustris genome:
- a CDS encoding type II secretion system F family protein, producing MLLLAVGISVAAALMVPLEISLVRKIWLITLSGAVPFFVPNLFVRMQEKKRREEIRQYLPDAVDLLEICVSSGIGLDMAWNMVAEEIHHVSGVLGSAMDLSNFEIHLGASRTEAMRNMATRTGAESLSSLAAILVQTERFGTSMATALQEFANWMREERHFAAEENAEKLPMKLLFPMAFFIFPAIMVVAMGPAMIHLSRTLMAP from the coding sequence ATGCTTCTCCTGGCCGTGGGCATCTCTGTCGCCGCGGCACTGATGGTTCCCCTCGAAATCAGCTTGGTGCGAAAGATCTGGTTGATCACCCTCAGTGGCGCGGTGCCATTCTTCGTCCCGAATCTATTCGTTCGGATGCAGGAAAAGAAGAGGCGGGAGGAGATTCGGCAGTACCTTCCGGATGCCGTCGATCTTCTGGAGATATGCGTCTCGTCGGGAATCGGACTGGATATGGCATGGAATATGGTTGCCGAAGAAATCCATCATGTCAGTGGCGTTCTGGGCAGCGCCATGGACCTGAGCAACTTTGAAATCCATCTGGGCGCCAGTCGAACGGAGGCCATGCGGAACATGGCAACCCGCACAGGCGCCGAGTCGCTTTCTTCCCTTGCGGCGATCCTGGTGCAGACCGAGCGATTTGGAACGAGCATGGCGACCGCGCTTCAGGAGTTTGCCAACTGGATGCGCGAGGAGCGCCATTTTGCCGCAGAGGAGAATGCGGAGAAATTGCCGATGAAACTGCTTTTCCCGATGGCCTTTTTCATCTTTCCGGCCATCATGGTGGTGGCGATGGGACCTGCGATGATTCACTTGTCTCGCACCCTGATGGCCCCATGA
- a CDS encoding type II secretion system F family protein, which translates to MNRQELFNTVIMASVFVLVFSAWTSCVLLWMVQYSRRRKRLQQRMGVVDAETRRSEALQLWREDQQIRRGGRRKAKEPLSARLERLRQAAGWKTPAHIVLLAVAGTAVLVAVVVVTLGYGFWLGLGAATAIGVVFHVMTKKRVSTRITLFETQFVDSLRIAARALRAGHPLTGAFHAISEEIDDPVGTIFAEICQEQTLGRDLQESIRRVADSAHNMDLKLFATAVSIQMTTGGNLAEVMESLAAVMRGRMRLNRKVRVLTSSSRMSKNTLLAVPVFLFLFLNIASPEYVGVMYSTWVGRAMLIGTAASMLFGAWVMGRLSVIRY; encoded by the coding sequence GTGAACCGACAGGAACTATTCAATACCGTCATCATGGCCTCTGTGTTCGTGCTGGTCTTCTCGGCGTGGACCAGTTGCGTTCTGCTGTGGATGGTACAGTACAGCCGACGCCGTAAGCGACTGCAACAGCGGATGGGGGTGGTCGACGCCGAAACGCGACGCAGCGAAGCGCTTCAACTGTGGCGCGAAGACCAGCAGATCCGACGGGGCGGGCGAAGGAAAGCGAAGGAGCCCCTGTCGGCACGTCTGGAACGATTGCGTCAGGCGGCGGGTTGGAAGACCCCGGCGCATATCGTTCTACTGGCGGTGGCCGGAACGGCCGTTCTGGTGGCCGTCGTCGTCGTCACCCTGGGGTATGGATTCTGGCTGGGGCTGGGCGCTGCGACGGCGATTGGGGTGGTCTTTCACGTGATGACCAAGAAACGCGTCAGCACGCGGATCACCCTGTTCGAAACCCAGTTTGTCGATTCGCTGCGCATCGCGGCGCGGGCCCTTCGCGCCGGCCATCCGTTGACGGGGGCGTTTCATGCCATCAGCGAGGAGATCGACGATCCGGTGGGAACCATTTTCGCCGAGATCTGCCAGGAACAGACGCTCGGGCGGGACTTGCAGGAATCGATCCGAAGGGTGGCCGACAGCGCGCACAACATGGATCTGAAACTCTTCGCCACAGCGGTGAGCATCCAGATGACCACGGGGGGCAATCTGGCGGAGGTCATGGAAAGTCTCGCCGCGGTGATGCGCGGGCGCATGCGTCTGAATCGAAAGGTGCGCGTGTTGACCTCGTCCAGCCGGATGAGCAAGAACACGCTATTGGCCGTTCCTGTTTTTCTATTTCTGTTCTTGAACATCGCATCGCCCGAGTATGTGGGCGTGATGTATTCCACCTGGGTCGGCAGGGCAATGCTCATCGGGACCGCCGCAAGTATGCTCTTTGGGGCCTGGGTCATGGGCCGACTGTCCGTCATTCGATACTGA
- a CDS encoding AAA family ATPase: MKKSFEIVLVTAEKDTASAVRSAVEPLAETATMSLCRDISELRTRLSHAAPGGGALVAIVDIDQEPRRLLFELSKLTTASTQMRCVVVSNEFNEDLVLLAMQVGARHFLRKSSIPGELAAVLNSLLARETEASGRLGRIISVFSCGGGCGATTVAVNLAHELHVGTSKSTLVIDLDEHYGSVAQHLGVSGKYGIGHILARNGTIDRHLIETSVVQAANGVDVLLSPAAATADVGHPLAYGNLSRVLDACRESHDIVVVDAPRVPRQAMADLASVSQVAVVVFQLMVRDVAFAKWITAFLGEHKMDRDRIVPLANRVKKRGPMLRLEDSRRAIGTQSLYCIRNQWRKAVKSMNHGQPLGVSARFSGLRRDYRRVAAQLKRWTCNGD, from the coding sequence TTGAAAAAGTCGTTCGAAATCGTGCTGGTGACGGCCGAGAAAGACACGGCCTCGGCCGTCCGCTCGGCGGTCGAGCCGTTGGCGGAGACGGCCACGATGAGCCTGTGCCGGGACATCTCCGAGTTGCGGACCCGCCTGTCGCACGCGGCGCCGGGCGGTGGCGCGCTGGTGGCCATTGTGGACATCGACCAGGAGCCTCGGCGGCTGCTGTTCGAGTTGAGCAAGCTGACCACGGCCTCGACGCAGATGCGCTGCGTGGTTGTCTCGAACGAATTCAACGAGGACCTGGTCCTTCTGGCGATGCAGGTGGGGGCCAGGCACTTCCTGAGAAAGAGTTCCATCCCCGGTGAGTTGGCGGCGGTGCTGAACAGCCTGCTGGCACGAGAGACAGAGGCGTCCGGTCGTCTGGGGCGGATCATCTCGGTGTTCTCGTGCGGGGGCGGTTGCGGCGCGACCACCGTGGCGGTGAATCTGGCCCATGAGTTGCATGTCGGGACATCGAAATCGACGTTGGTGATCGACCTGGACGAACACTACGGTTCGGTCGCCCAGCATCTGGGGGTTTCGGGCAAGTACGGGATCGGCCACATCCTGGCCCGTAACGGGACGATCGACCGGCACCTGATCGAGACGAGCGTGGTGCAGGCGGCCAACGGGGTGGACGTGCTGCTCAGCCCGGCGGCGGCGACCGCCGATGTAGGGCACCCGCTGGCATACGGGAACCTGTCGCGCGTGCTGGACGCCTGTCGGGAGTCGCACGATATCGTGGTCGTGGACGCCCCGCGGGTGCCAAGGCAGGCGATGGCCGATCTGGCCTCGGTCAGCCAGGTGGCGGTGGTGGTGTTTCAGTTGATGGTTCGCGACGTGGCGTTCGCCAAGTGGATCACGGCCTTTTTGGGCGAGCACAAGATGGACCGGGATCGCATCGTGCCGCTGGCCAACCGGGTCAAGAAGCGCGGCCCGATGCTGCGGCTGGAGGACAGCCGTCGCGCCATTGGGACGCAATCGCTGTACTGCATCCGGAATCAGTGGCGCAAGGCCGTCAAGAGCATGAATCACGGCCAGCCGTTGGGCGTCAGCGCCCGGTTTTCGGGCCTGCGACGGGATTATCGACGGGTCGCGGCGCAATTGAAACGCTGGACCTGTAACGGGGACTGA
- a CDS encoding CpaF family protein, with protein MFDGKNEPAQTDSGSQTLQLKAKIHRKLLQVMNLTEARRFSVHELHAQCAERVDALLREEKIPLSGPEKQQLIREVMDEVFGYGPLNDFLRDPTVSDILVNGPHKVYVERRGRLEATDATFLDDQHLMRVIRRIADHVGRRIDESTPMLDARLPDGSRVNAIVPPLALDGPAVSIRRFGTNPLDMTRLIAMDALRPEMASFVEACVQCKLNILISGGTGTGKTTFLNALSRWVPSGERLLTIEDAAELQLQREHVVRLETRPPNIEGKGEITQRDLLKNSLRMRPDRIIIGEVRGSETLDMLQAMNTGHEGSMTTVHANNPRDALRRLENMVSMAGLNYPVHAIREQISSALDVMIHLGRLAGGSRKVVQVVEITGMEGETICLHDLFHFVQKGVDVNGDAYGDFEVCGVRPHLLAKLKAHGIEMPPDMFQRRILTKPRLEPEPASGADDNVEEPEAQPKKRFWL; from the coding sequence GTGTTTGACGGAAAGAACGAACCGGCCCAGACAGACAGTGGGTCGCAGACGCTGCAACTGAAGGCCAAGATCCATCGCAAGCTGCTGCAAGTGATGAACCTGACCGAGGCCCGACGGTTCTCGGTGCATGAATTGCACGCACAATGCGCCGAGCGGGTGGATGCCCTGCTGCGCGAGGAGAAGATCCCTCTTTCAGGTCCGGAGAAGCAGCAGTTGATCCGGGAGGTGATGGACGAGGTCTTCGGCTACGGCCCGCTGAACGACTTTCTGCGTGACCCGACGGTCAGCGACATTCTGGTCAACGGTCCGCACAAGGTGTATGTCGAGCGCCGCGGCCGGCTGGAGGCGACGGATGCGACGTTTCTCGATGACCAGCATTTGATGCGCGTGATCCGGCGGATTGCCGACCACGTGGGCCGTCGGATCGATGAGAGCACGCCGATGCTCGACGCCCGCCTGCCCGACGGTTCGCGCGTCAACGCGATCGTGCCGCCGCTGGCTCTCGACGGGCCGGCGGTCAGCATTCGTCGCTTCGGCACCAACCCGCTCGATATGACTCGCCTGATCGCGATGGATGCCCTGCGACCGGAGATGGCGAGTTTCGTCGAGGCGTGCGTGCAGTGCAAGCTGAACATCCTGATCTCCGGCGGAACCGGCACGGGCAAGACGACCTTTCTCAACGCACTGTCACGGTGGGTCCCCTCGGGCGAACGTCTGTTGACGATCGAGGATGCGGCCGAACTCCAGCTCCAGCGCGAGCACGTGGTGCGCCTCGAGACGCGTCCGCCCAATATCGAGGGCAAGGGCGAGATCACCCAGCGCGACCTGTTGAAGAACAGCCTGCGTATGCGTCCGGACCGGATTATCATCGGCGAGGTGCGCGGCAGCGAGACGCTGGACATGCTCCAGGCGATGAACACCGGGCACGAAGGCTCGATGACGACGGTGCACGCGAACAATCCTCGCGATGCGCTGCGGCGTCTGGAGAACATGGTGAGCATGGCCGGCCTGAACTATCCCGTGCATGCCATCCGTGAGCAGATCAGTTCGGCGCTGGATGTGATGATCCATCTTGGTCGGCTGGCCGGTGGGTCGCGCAAAGTCGTCCAGGTCGTTGAGATCACGGGTATGGAGGGCGAAACGATCTGTCTGCATGATCTGTTCCATTTCGTCCAAAAAGGGGTGGACGTCAACGGCGATGCGTACGGCGATTTTGAGGTGTGCGGCGTGCGACCCCATCTTCTGGCGAAACTCAAGGCACACGGTATTGAGATGCCGCCGGATATGTTCCAGCGTCGCATTCTCACCAAGCCGCGGCTTGAACCGGAACCTGCATCGGGTGCGGACGATAACGTGGAGGAGCCGGAAGCCCAGCCCAAGAAGAGGTTCTGGCTCTGA